In the genome of Bacillus sp. S3, one region contains:
- a CDS encoding helix-turn-helix domain-containing protein, with protein MTDLFHQINDEYEFGFTIEMSNKMSLLKEELGFNLDKVSVILDLDSMTILAQDVVFTQLIKRKFSFPLIVIKTEYTDQEMRLLFKNGVFDCLSKPLDKEVVYRLLQELKMEAKQSDQMLQQRNEDPHNIMSSLRVSLIYNLLYGNIKNSREIWEQSQLIGLSSVPNTAMALQIDEFFSKNVGKSKQFQDFVRNEIITVTRQYFNISQEECLAMGTAEDKFAILLSLPLRNEKPAYKYFAKMLAENVKEFIKENTGYSVTIGIGNFYEDVRNLHFSYQEAQHALKYKFFWGKDIVIHNDDVEQFTNEFVLLPNQDVTALANKLMVADVAAVKENMKKLFEQLFSLQNVDPEVLKLQVSEISTKLARSAINGGANQKEIHMILLEYTSKLRLIENLAQLEQWLRDMIHRFVDLIFNNSNHHTLKSIQKAMDYIEKHYLEQITLEKVSSHVHLSPTYFSRIFKSATGNNFVEYITYLRIEKAKDLLEDLNYTVYQIAFEVGYSNSHYFSRVFKTMVGKTPSDYRNSILVPSGSPTENQKLLPFDRKVNK; from the coding sequence ATGACTGATCTCTTTCATCAAATAAATGATGAGTATGAATTTGGTTTTACGATAGAAATGAGTAATAAAATGTCCTTGTTGAAAGAGGAGTTAGGGTTTAATCTTGACAAGGTATCAGTCATCCTCGATCTAGATAGCATGACTATACTTGCTCAAGACGTCGTTTTCACACAATTAATTAAAAGGAAGTTTTCATTTCCTTTAATTGTAATTAAGACAGAGTACACTGATCAAGAAATGAGATTGCTTTTTAAAAATGGTGTTTTTGATTGTTTAAGTAAACCATTAGACAAGGAAGTAGTGTATCGTCTACTGCAAGAGCTCAAAATGGAAGCTAAGCAATCCGATCAGATGCTACAACAAAGGAATGAAGATCCCCATAATATTATGTCATCATTGCGAGTCAGCCTTATTTATAATTTATTATATGGGAATATCAAAAACTCGAGAGAAATTTGGGAGCAAAGTCAGTTAATTGGGTTGTCTTCAGTGCCAAACACGGCAATGGCATTACAAATTGATGAATTCTTTTCGAAAAATGTAGGGAAAAGTAAGCAGTTTCAAGACTTTGTTCGTAATGAAATTATCACGGTTACTCGTCAATATTTTAATATAAGTCAAGAGGAGTGCTTAGCCATGGGAACGGCAGAGGATAAGTTTGCCATTCTACTCTCACTCCCTCTTCGAAATGAAAAACCAGCATATAAATATTTTGCTAAGATGTTAGCTGAAAATGTGAAAGAGTTTATTAAAGAAAATACAGGGTATTCCGTCACGATAGGAATTGGAAATTTTTATGAAGATGTAAGGAATTTGCATTTCTCTTACCAAGAAGCTCAACATGCACTAAAATATAAGTTCTTTTGGGGGAAGGATATTGTTATTCATAATGATGACGTAGAGCAGTTCACCAATGAATTTGTCTTATTACCGAATCAGGATGTTACGGCATTGGCAAATAAATTGATGGTTGCTGACGTTGCAGCTGTGAAGGAAAATATGAAAAAATTATTTGAACAATTGTTTTCTTTACAGAATGTCGACCCCGAAGTGTTGAAATTACAAGTATCAGAAATATCAACCAAGCTTGCTCGATCTGCCATTAATGGAGGGGCAAATCAGAAAGAAATTCACATGATACTTTTGGAATATACATCAAAATTAAGACTGATCGAAAATTTGGCTCAATTGGAGCAGTGGCTAAGAGATATGATCCATCGCTTTGTTGACCTAATTTTCAATAATAGTAATCATCATACACTTAAGTCAATCCAAAAGGCAATGGATTATATTGAGAAGCATTATTTGGAGCAGATAACATTAGAAAAAGTCTCTAGTCATGTTCATCTAAGTCCTACATACTTCAGTCGAATTTTTAAAAGTGCTACAGGAAATAATTTTGTTGAATATATTACCTATTTACGAATAGAAAAAGCGAAAGATTTGCTAGAAGACTTGAATTATACAGTTTACCAAATCGCTTTTGAAGTAGGCTACAGTAACTCTCATTATTTCAGCCGTGTATTTAAAACAATGGTTGGAAAAACTCCAAGTGATTATCGCAACTCCATTTTGGTACCATCGGGAAGTCCAACTGAGAATCAGAAATTGTTGCCCTTTGATCGAAAAGTGAATAAGTAA
- a CDS encoding Na+/H+ antiporter family protein produces MMYAVIISVLLLIVLSMLRVNVLISILLAALSAGLIGGLSTIETMNMLISGMGGQAETALSVILLGIFAVMIKYSGITGILVKKLLKFMKGKRGVILLVIAGISSFSQNLVPVHIAFIPILIPPLLQLFDRMKIDRRGVATALTFGLKAPYIMIPAGYGLMFHQIIASEMKKYGMNISVSQLPLALLIPGIGMIVGLLIAVFITYRKEKVISSSKELENSLASIEISAASEVMPFNKQHVITLFAIVLSLGIQLYTHSLAIGALVGILAMFLGGVTPFFKGDEIVDDGMKMMGTIAFVLLIAAGYSTILKETGEISDLVAHTSNIIGGSKLFTSFIILSVGLLITMGIGTSFGTIPILAAVYVPLCLSVGFSPLATAALIGTASALGDAGSPASDSTIGPTIGLNADGRHNHIWDTCVPTFMHFNIPLFIFGMIAAFIL; encoded by the coding sequence ATCATGTATGCTGTGATTATTTCTGTATTGCTTCTAATCGTATTAAGCATGTTGCGGGTGAACGTGCTAATAAGTATTTTACTAGCTGCACTTAGCGCAGGCTTAATAGGAGGACTCTCCACAATTGAAACGATGAATATGCTCATTTCAGGAATGGGCGGGCAAGCTGAAACGGCATTAAGTGTTATTTTACTAGGGATTTTTGCCGTCATGATTAAATATTCTGGGATTACGGGGATATTAGTAAAAAAATTATTGAAATTCATGAAAGGGAAACGGGGAGTTATTCTGTTAGTGATTGCTGGAATATCCAGTTTTTCACAAAACTTAGTCCCTGTACACATTGCCTTTATCCCAATTCTAATCCCTCCTTTACTCCAGCTGTTCGACCGGATGAAAATAGACCGGCGAGGAGTAGCTACTGCCTTGACTTTTGGTTTGAAAGCTCCTTACATCATGATTCCTGCAGGATATGGACTCATGTTTCACCAAATTATTGCTAGTGAGATGAAAAAATATGGAATGAATATTTCGGTCAGCCAACTTCCCCTAGCCCTCCTTATTCCAGGCATTGGAATGATCGTTGGGTTGTTAATCGCCGTCTTCATTACGTATCGAAAAGAAAAAGTAATAAGTTCTTCAAAGGAATTGGAGAATTCTCTTGCCTCGATAGAAATATCAGCAGCCTCAGAAGTTATGCCATTTAACAAGCAGCATGTCATTACATTATTTGCGATTGTTTTATCTTTAGGGATACAACTTTATACCCACTCCCTTGCAATAGGCGCTCTCGTAGGAATCTTGGCAATGTTTTTAGGCGGGGTTACCCCGTTTTTTAAGGGGGATGAAATCGTCGATGATGGAATGAAAATGATGGGTACCATTGCCTTTGTATTGTTGATAGCTGCCGGTTATTCAACTATTTTGAAGGAAACTGGTGAGATCAGTGATTTGGTAGCGCATACATCTAATATAATTGGAGGCAGTAAATTATTTACATCATTCATTATTCTTTCCGTTGGCCTGCTAATAACCATGGGAATTGGTACTTCTTTTGGGACAATCCCCATTTTAGCGGCTGTCTATGTTCCATTATGCCTATCCGTCGGTTTTTCTCCACTGGCAACAGCAGCACTGATTGGAACTGCAAGTGCATTAGGCGATGCAGGTTCACCTGCATCAGATAGTACAATCGGACCAACAATCGGATTAAATGCCGATGGAAGGCATAATCATATTTGGGATACATGTGTTCCTACCTTTATGCACTTTAACATCCCCCTATTTATATTTGGGATGATTGCTGCTTTCATACTCTAA